TGAGGAGAGTGAACGGGAGGGCAAGGAGCAGGCCTGGGTGGTGCTTCACTGAAGAGGAAAGAGAGTGGATGATGGGTGAGGGAGGTTTTTGTTTTCACTGTAATGCTTGTGAAATATCTCTGCatgaaagtattataatgtctgtgtgtgtttagGAAAATAATAAGAATGCATGCCCGTTTCCCTACCACCAGACAGGAAACCAGTACTTTAGGGGGGCCCCCTGTGTACCCCTCCCACTCTTGTCTCCTTCCTGTCTCAGAAGTCACCACAATGTTGACTGGAGTCTTTATCATCTGAGGAAGGTTTTTTAAAAGCCCTCAATCGGGTGGAAAGCTGTCAGTTAACTCATCCCCTGTCAGTATCCtcattttattttgacattttaaaaatcaagttttaGGTAGTTGGTTATATAATGGTGGTAAGGGCAATTTTGGCAGGAACTAGGTGCATGTAAAGGAGACCTGTTATTTACATATTGGTTTGGCCTCTCCTTTGTACTTCACAGCTGTGCAGACAATGAGATATTTCCAGCTAACTGGGATATGGGCTGTGTTGGGTTAGGTAACATGAGAATCACCAGACTTAAAAGGGAGGAGACAGAATTAAAAGTGGCTTCTTACATAATGCAGACGGTCATTTCTCAGACTCGTGTCTCCATCTTTTAGGACTAATAAGAGCTGGATTTGAATTTCCCTATTTTTTTGTAgcattcctttcctctttttattaGTGTATAACTTTGTAGAAAGTTAACTCATTACAAATAATTTACTTTGAAAGCAGCTTTTTGTATTTTGTAGGTTTGGAAGCTCCCAAATGTTAATTTTTGAATCAAGAAAATAAGCTTTTTTATAAGAAGTCTGTTTAGAAATAATATGAAATGACTGGCAATTGAGCCAAAAAAATATTTACCAAACTCTAAATAACATGCTGGACTGGAAGTCCTTGCATATAATTTGGGGAGAGGGGAAAGTAAAAAGTAGAAATGTAAGTCACAAACTGCtgatagaaaatttggaaaatacagaaaagtgcaAAGATATAAAAATCATAATTGTCACACAGAGACGAATACTGTTAACACATTGATCtatagttttgttattttttttgtctATACATTTACATGTTTCTATATAATTGAgatcatttttgtttattttgtaacctCTGTTTTAATcggagccctggcagcgcagtggttaagagctacagctactaaccaaaaggtcggcagtgcaaatctaccagccgctccttgggaaccctatggggcagttctaccctatcctgtagGGCGGCTGTGGACAGCAACAGGTCTTCTGTTTTTATCACAAAGTTGAGGATGCATGTTTTCTTATGTACACACTACCCAGAGCTCCTCCTCAGGTAGCCGTGCCTAGGGGCCTGGAATTGGAGAAAACATGCCCGCTTGCTGATTGGCTTTTCCCCCTCTCTGCCATAGAAATTGGTGTGTTAGCCAAGACTTTCATTGACCAGGGGAAGCTCATCCCAGACGACGTCATGACGCGGCTGGTCCTTCATGAGCTGAAGCATCTCACCCAGTATAGCTGGCTGCTGGATGGTAAGTGGAGGTGTCCcgagcattttgttgttgttgttgttggttgccatcgagtcaattccaactcatagcgaccctctatgacagagtagaacagcctcacagggcttcctagtcagtgatctttatgggagcagatcaccaggtcttttcctgtggagctgctgggtgggttcccactgccagccttttgattagcaactgagagcttaactgtcacgccaccagggctcctttttagttGCCCAAGATGCTGAGTGCCGCTGGCTGGAGAATGAGCATTGATGGGCTGGAGACGGTCAGCAGGGGGCGGTCAGGAGCCACCTGAGGCCTTGGGCAAGTCTTCCCTGGGCTTTGCCTGTTCTTTATCCCAGTGGAAAGAGGGAGGTGAATTGCAGGATTCCTAACCTCCCTTCGGATGTGACTTTATTTCCGCCTCCCTGTCCTCTGAGAACATTTTATGACGTGGAGGGTGACCacggaaggaagaagggaggccgGAAAGGTAAGGTAAGGCTGTACACTTTCCCAACCAGCGGTGTGGCCGGAATCCTTGAAGACAGGCGGAGTTTTTAGCTTCTAATTACTGCTCTGTTGATACTGAGGGGGCACAAAagagatttgttttttaaagctggAATAAGTCCTTCAAGAAGGTCTGAGTCACAACATCCTTTTTTGGAAGAGAGTATGCTAATCTAGGCTTGCTGTTTATACATTCTTCTCTCCGAGTCATCTTCGTCCCCCACACATGGTTCACGTGCACACACACCAATggctcacacgcacacacatgccgCATACACGCATTCACAGctcacacgcacgcacacacacgcacgcatacACGCATTCACAGCTCACACGCATGCCGGCACTCACTGTTGCTGTGTTCACCAAGCCCTGCAGGCCTGTTGTTGGGTTTACCCTCCAGGGGGAAGGCACTGCAATTTTCTAATGTGCACAAAGGCTCCGTGTGGACTAGACCTGAATCAGGCTGGGGAAGGGAAGGGCAAATGGAGGGAGAGATTGGGCAGAGCACGGCCTTGGTTTATTTGTTGGAGCTAGTGTcctggggacacagtggttaagagcttggctgtgaaccaaaaggtcagcagttcaaatccaccagccgctccttggaaaccctatggggcagttctactctgtccaatagggttgctctgagttggaattgactcaatggcagtgggatgGTTTTAATGTCAGGGATGAGGTGAGAAGCCCAGGGAGAGCTGTCTGGAAGCTTCTTGTGTCAGCTGggcagaggaagaggagaagcagCAGggggttgagaaggagagaggtGAACTGGGAGAGAAAGTATTTCCTAAATCCCTCTATTCCTGTAAGAAAGGGAGTCAACAGACAGTGCCTGAGTGAGCTCACACGGACGATCTGAGGACGGGAGCTGGGTTTGGTTGTGAAGGGCGCCTTAGTGACTGCAGAGGTcagctgttgcctgtgtgctgtGTAAGCCATGCCGTCCTCAGTACTGTGTGCGATAGGGGCTCTGTCTTATGTCCCTATTGATAGGTTAGGGATGGAAGGGTAGGTCACAGAGCCTTTAAGTGACAGAGCAAAACCTGGAAGGATGATCCCTTCAAAGGCCTGGGGCTGGCAGCTTGGGGGCAGGGTTAGGGAGCTGGGAAGATGGAGAGACGGAAATCACCCAAAGCGGGGAGCAGCCCTCGCTGTAAGTTGGAGCTCTCAGAACGGTGGCCTTTCAGATGTGTTTCTGTCGCAGGGCAAAAGCTTTAAAGCTGTCTGGAGGGGCTGGAGTAAACTAGTCACTTCTCGCTCAGAGAACCAAGGGCTTGGCCTACGCCACCCTGACATTTGAGCCAGTTCTTCAGTGGGTGAATTGTGGGAAGGATTCCCACCCCCGAAAATTCTTTCTCCCCGGGGCTCAGTCCAGTTTCTTCCCAGGGACAGGCATGTTGGTCTGAATGGTGTGTGAAAGATATAAAAGGAAGCGGTTGTAGGTGGAGGAAAGAGGGCAGAAATGACATAGGTGAGAGTAAGATGTAGGGTGAGCCAAACCAACGTTGTCGGTGGCCGTAGTGACAGATGGCTGGGCCTCCTCCTGCCCCAGAGCAAGGCAGGTGGACCAAGGGTGTGCCTGGGAACGGCACCTCAGGGGCACCTCCCAGCAGCAGCTTCCAAGAGTTGCTCTCAGTAGCTGATCTAGGTAGCCATGGCCAGCCTGCCTGGTGTGTCTTTCCTTTTGTTCAGGTTGTTGTTGATGTGGTTGTTAactgccctcaagttggctcctgactcatggcgaccttacgcaCAATGGATAGAATGAAGCCAAACACTGCTCGGTCcagcaccagcctcacaatcgtagctgtttgagcccattgttgtagccacggtgtcagttcacctcattgagggtctgatcctctactttaccaagcgtgatatcttctccagggactgatccctcccgataacatgtccacccttgcttccaagcagcatcctggctgtatttcttacaAGCAGactggttcattcttttggcagtctgtggtgtattcagtgttctttgccaacaccataattcaaaggcatcagttctgtttcggtcttccttattcgttgtccaggtttcacgtgcatatgaggtgactaaaaacaccAAGGCTaaggtcaggcgcactttagtcctccaagtgacatctttgcttttcaacactttaaagcggtcttttgcaacagatttgcccaatgccatgtgttgtttgatttcttgacagctccttccatggacgttgattgtggatccaagtaaaatgaagagtGCCCGACActaattcttttctcttttctaaattGTAAAAGGTTTTCCAAGGACAGTCCCGCAGGCTGAAGCCCTGGATAAAGTTTATCAGATAGACACGGTGATTAACCTGAACGTGCCCTTTGAGGTCATTAAGCAACGCCTCACTGCTCGCTGGATTCACCCAGCCAGTGGTCGAGTCTACAACATCGACTTCAACCCTCCCAAGAGTGTGGTGAGTAGCTGCAGTGGGGCTCACGTGGCTTTCCACACAGCAGACTGTCCCCCCGTCCTCTCGTCCCCACAGACCTGCAGGCACAGGTTTTGTGAACTGGGAAGTCCTGCACCTGACCAGAACTCCTGAGGGTATATTCTCAGGGTACCAGGTGTAGTCAGCTGGCCTAGTCCAGCCTGTTGGTAAAGACGTGCCCAAGAGCAAGCATTAACTGGCTCCCACTGTGCTGATGCTGACACGTGGCGACCCCAtaaatgtcagagtagaactgtgctccatgatgCTGACACGTGGCGAccccgtgtcagagtagaactgtgctccatgatgCTGACATGTGGCGAccccgtgtcagagtagaactgtgctccatgacgCTGACACGTGGCGACCCCGtaagtgtcagagtggaactgtgctccatgacgCTGACACGTGGCGACCCCgtaagtgtcagagtagaactgtgctccatgatgCTGACACGTGGCGAccccgtgtcagagtagaactgtgctccatgacgCTGACACGTGGCGACCCCGtaagtgtcagagtggaactgtgctccatgacgCTGACACGTGGCGACCCCGtaagtgtcagaggagaactgtgctccatagggttttcagtggctggtttttcagatgtaggtcgccaggcctttcttctggtgcaCGTCTGGTTGGACTTGACCCtcccagcctttcaattagcagctgagcgcacgAACCCCtcacaccatccaggaactccatcCAGCAAGCAAGGGGCAGAGGGGAGGGGTTGCTATTCATTCAGAAGCCTTTATTTCTTCCAGGGACACCTTCATTTATTTAGGGCTCGCAGTTGCGATGCCTAGTCAAGAGCTGAATCTTTTTGTATATACGTGAAATGATTTGGAGGCAGCTTACAAAACCTTTTACTCCaaggggaccatgactgccactGTGGAAATGACCCTGGGGTCTCCAGGCGCAGTGTCACAATCATGTGTTTGGGTTTGAGTCTGTTATTTAGAACTCAgcacatttttgtgcatggtgcttGCATAGAGAAGACGTctgtttaaaaatcattttaaaatcacATCTGAAGTACCCTTCAGAATACCAGGCTGGCTTTGCTGTGGGGAATCAGACCTTCTAACTCCCGTTTAGGGCATTGACGACCTGACCGGGGAACCCCTCGTCCAGCGCGAGGACGACAGGCCGGAGACGGTCATCAAGAGGCTGAAGGCGTACGAAGCGCAGACGGAGCCGGTCCTGGATTATTACCAGTGAGTGCTCTGCTTTCCAGAACATGGGAGGGTCCTGAGCCTGTTCTTGATTATCCATGCTTCACAGCAAAATGCTAAAATAACAGACGACGCAATTCAGGTTGGCTTCCACAGCAGTGAGAGTTTGCTAGCTCGTGTAACAGAAGCAAGCCTGGAAGGAGGTAGGCTGGGCTTCAGTCAGCCCTCGGGTTGCTCACAGCTGTGCGGCCCCGAGGGTTGCCGTTCTCCCGGCTTTGCCTTCTGGGCTCAGGCGGGCTCCTTGCGGTGGCAGGGTGTTGCCAGGAACGGCCAGCACTTTCTCTTTGGTGAAGGGGGGCGATGGGGCACCTTGCCCCCACGAACACAAGCCTGAGCATCACTCAGCACGCCTTGTGCCATTTGAAGACCAGAGTTGCCGTCAAGCCCGTTCTGGCTCACGGAGACCCCGTGCTTCTCAGTATAGAACTGTGCCTCCAATAGTGtgttcagtggctaatttttcagaggtaggtcaccaggcctttcttctgaggtgcctctgagtggactcgaaccactaaccttttggttagcagctgagcgtgttaaccgtttgtaccccCTAGGGACTGTCATTGTTTAAGCTGAGTTACTGCCCTCTCTGAACTCCTCCCTGGGGTGCGAGGGGTCACAGTGATTGGGCTACACCTGCAGCGGGGGCGGGGCGGTCTCAGCCGTCTCTGCTGTGCGGTGGAGAGAGGGTGGGGAGGAGTGGGAGGCAAGCCCGGTAACTCCCACTCCCAGAGGGTACAGTTAACTCGCTCAGGGCttgccgtgagttggaagtgacaccaactgtttgttttttgtatatatgccAGTAGAGGACGCTATAGCATGGAAGTGTCTCCAATGGCAATTATCCTCCCATCACTTAATGGACTCAGTAATAGCCTCTAGACGCTTATATCCTAATACGGTTTTGCCTGCTCTTGAGAGAATTCATGTCACACAGATACGAGAATCTACTCGATGAGTATCTGACTCAGCTAATTAACAAGCCAGTGTTTACTCAGCCCCACCACTCCTTACACAGGTCGCTTGCATCTCcttttcattcatccattctcttTTTGAAAAATATGTCAGGCACGTGTCCTGGTtagagcacagactctggagccagactggtcAAGTTCAAACCGCACTTTACTAACTTGGCCTTATCCCCCTGCTTGGAGACCTGggagcgcagctgctaaccaaaaggacacagttcgaatccactagccgctccttggtaaaccctacgtggcagttctacactgtcctttagggttgctatgagttggaatcgactcgacagcgagttgtttttttttgggtaacCTTTTGCTTAACCTCTGcctattttcttgtctgtaaaatggggtgacaACATGTAGGGttgaaagattaaatgagttaccaCGCGTAGCTCTTATCGCTGTGCCCGACACCCAGCAAGCACTCCATGATTACCGGCTCTTACTGCCATTCCTGTGATAGGGTCAGTACGAAGTCGGATCTGAAGGGATACTCTCCACACTGCTGTTATTTCTTGGGGCAGAAATGAGAAGAGTTGGCAATGCACTCTCTACAGTAACTGTTACGTTAATTTTGTGATCTGTGTACTGATCCTGGCTCTGCTGGCTCCCAGCTGTGTGGGCTAGGCAAGGTATCTACCCTCTGTGCCACAAATTCCTTATCCGGAATACCCGAGCAATGGTAGTGCCTACCTTACAGAGCAGTTAAGGGAATTCTGGGAGATGAGCCCTGTAAAGACATCAGTCCTGGCGCTGGTCAATCACTCTGTTAACTGCTGCAGTTTATGCTGTCAGATGCTGGGCCCTTGGTCCACACTTAATTAGATCCAGTCCCTGCCAGGTCCTGCTGTATGTGGGTGTTGCAGGGAGCTGGGTAAACATCTACCACAGTGTGATACATGCTTATATTAATAGGAAACCTAATTCCTACTTGCTTAACCAAAAGGGGAATTCATGGGTCATGTCACATCAAAGTCCAAAGGTATGGCAGGGTCCTGGTGTCCACCTAGCCTCATCAGGCCTCAGTCGCTCTCAGGTGGGTGCTCTCTGTGTGGCAGCCCCCCACCACCCTCCAGCTTACATTCCTACCGGTTCAGCTTCCCCAGCAGGAAAGGGAGCCTCTTCTGCTAGGTAGTTCCAGCAAAAGTCCTGGGGTTGGCACTGATCAGTTCTTATCATGTCTCTCCTTGGAGCTGGGCGGTGGGGGCTGAGGTTGGTGGAGAGCCTCTTCCCCAAAAGTCAGCAGAAGGGAGAGGCACTCAGACTGGACAGATGAAAACAACACTGCAGGGCTGTCATAGAGGTAATCACGGATCAGCGAAAGCCGTCACACCAGTTAAATCAGTTGCCTTGAGGCTCCAATTAGGccacccaatgtgtgtcagagtagaactgcactccacagggtttttaataccgatttttcagaagtagatctccaggcctttctaacaaggcgcctctgggtggacttgctcgcacctccaaccttcaggttagctgCTAAGCGCATTGACCATTCCATCGCCCAGGAAGGGGTTAATTCTGTCACAATGTGGGGAGGGAAGTTGGGGAGGGCTGCAGAGATGGAGCCATGACTCAGGTCAATATCTTAAAAGAATTCCTAGTCTTCCTGGGTATGCTGCCTGTTGCCATTATTTCAGACTTCTCCTGCTAGCGTCCACCTGTAAGACGACGACTGGCCCTAACCGGCAACGGAAAGGGGCATTTGCCATCAGCTCAGTGATGGTCTGCGTTGTTTTAAAATACTCACAGTTGTATTGTTTTCAAAACTCTTCTCAGCTGTGGGACACTTGTAGCGTAATTAGGTCTGTGATTAGGAATAGGGTGTTACTACCCTGTGGAGGACCGGTTGTGGAAGCTGTTTGTTTCCTTACACAGAAATGAACCCGGGAGGGAGAGCTTTAGGGCTGCATAGAGCCTGTGCTGTGCCCCCAGTAACTAACCCACCTGCGAGGCTGGCCTGATTTTAAAGTGGCTCTTCCAGAAGCTTACCGCTGTTAAGAAGCTTGTTCTCTTCAAAGTTTTACAAGCTGCCTGTGATTTTCGAAGCAGGAGGGCGTCTGCGTGATTTCTTCCCTTAGTTGTTTCTTaccaagaagaaagtgggaataTTTGTTCATCTCAACAGCGGTAAATGCTGAGGtattgagaaacagttttgtcCCCAGTGAAACCTCTGAAAACCTAGCAAGCATTGCAGGTCCTCTTGTGCAGCCtttaaccaaaaaacctgttgctgtcgagtcgacggtgactcgtgacgaccccacgtgtgtcagagtgaactgtgcttcagagggttttcctcggctgacttttcagaagcagatcaccaggcttttcttccgaggcacctctgggtggacccgaacagtctgcaccacccagggagtccaaaGTACTGGTTAACTGGTTGCTCTCGATTTTGTCGATTCCAAAtcctggcgaccccgtgtgttatagACATtcaccctgtagggttttcaaggctgtgacctttcggaagcagatcaccaggccttctgaagtgcctctgggaggACACGCACAGTTTGCGGCACTCAAGGACTCCAGGCAGCCTttgggggtgtgtgtgcgtgtgtgtacgtctgtgtctgtgtgcctgCGTGTACACCGGCACCTGTACCATGTCGGGGAAGGGGAGAAGCAAGAGGAAAGCTGCGATCTCTGGAGGCTGTGTGTGGTTTGCCAGGCAGCTGGCTTCTGATCCTCACCCCTCACCACATTACCCCCAGCAACTGCAGTAAACAGACATTGGCTGCAGGCCTGTTGACGAGCCCGGCAAATCTCCCTGGGGGAAATGGAGAAACCCAGTAGGAAGAAGAATAAAAACAACACACTTTCTTCCTGTTTCCCTTAAAATTCAGAGGgtagaatagagaaaaaaaattaatctaggTGAAAAGCAGGAGTGACAGTCAAGTATTAGAAAGCTCTTTCTGCAAATGTCTAAGTGGCCAAAGGAAACCAAAGGGGGAGTCTAGATTCTGGCAGACCGTGTCTGGAAACCTACCGCTGAGTGAGCTGGGCTGTTACTTTAGGTCTCTAAAACACGGTTTCATCAGTAACGTAAGGAAAGTTGAGCTTTGAAAGAATTCCCTAAGTACTGTATGTAAAGCACTGGGCGGGGGGCCTGACAAACCGTGCGTGCTCCGTAATTAACACACAGAGCGTGCTCAGTAAATGATCCCGGCTATTTTTTAAGTGACCGTTTCTGTAAGTCCGAGGGCACAAACGAGACCAGAATCTAGGCTTTGCGATGGCCAGCCCATGCTTTTCTCTGGATCACAGACCTGCACTTACTGAGCCCCCTAGGTCTACCTTACCACCTTGTACAGAATCACTCCGAGACAGCGCAGCAGGAACACTCAGACCTGTGTTTTCTCCCCGTCTTTAGGAAAAAGGGGGTGTTGGAGACATTCTCTGGAACAGAAACCAACAAGATATGGCCCCACGTATATGCTTTCCTGCAAACAAAAGTTCCACAGATAAACCACACAGCCTCAGTTTCTCCGTGAGGAAAAGTGCTAGGCATCAGTGAGGCGAGCACAAGCTCCTCGTCCTGAGACGCCCGCACCTACGAGTTCTCTGAAAATGATAGTTTCATTTCTGCTGATTTTGTTCTAGATGTACCAAATGAGGTGGATGCTAAGATTTGTCTTCTGCAGTCGTCTAGTGTTTTCCTCAGTTATCTGTTGTGGGTGTGCAATTCTAAAACATCAGTGATGtcttaaatgtttttttaaatcaaaatgcaAAGAGTGATTCGTAGTAATCTGACTGTTGTTCAGTAAGTGGTTGATAAAGGTTTCCATATTTTtctggaaaagtaaaaaaaaaaagactaatttgGGGAAAGTACCTCATCAGAGGCGTAGGTATGGACTGACACCAAGACAAGACATCTCTAGCACTGTGGGACTCCGTTTTGTGACTCTCTCAAATTCAGAGGAAAACAACTGGATTTACAGGTCAGTTGCAGAATGCAAATTCACCGCTGCCTTTGAACTGAGAAACTTCCAAGCCGGCCATATATTCTCTATTTATCTTGTCGTTAAACATACCTTCCTtttattcggaaaccctggtagcgtagtggttaagacctacagctgctaaccaaaaggctggcagttcgaatccaccaggcgctccttgaaaaccctatgggggcagttctactctctccaatagggtcactgtgagtcggaattgactcaacggcaatgggtttggttttttcagaaTTTCCAATTTGCTATACAAATGTATCAGAGCATTTAGGGCAATATTGCTTTAGGGAGTGgttttcttttgagaaataacTGTGTTCTGAGAGATCTATTTAGAATGTGACATTGTAAGTTCCTGGATAAGCACTAAACTTGAAGGAATTTTCTTCAGTGGAAAGTGTCAAGTCTTTCCCGTTTTCAGATATGACTCAGGTTAAGAAACGTGTGCTTTAGGCTGTACCGGCCAGCTTGTGATGGAAACGTATAATACGCTGTGATGTTAaacatgtaccaaaaaaaaaaagaataaagaaaacccgTGGTGCCACGTCAAATTAGCATACTTGGTCTTTAGGAAACAGAAATAGGTCAGGCCTGCCTGGGGCAACTCCCGTGACATCGGTACCAATCGTAGGAGTAAACTGGTGGAGCAGTACAACAGTTTTACCTgccgtttaaaaaaaaaccaggaagGTAGTTTAGTTACCTGAAGAGGGGCTTCTTTATTGCTGATCAAAGAAGTTGATACCTGCTAGCGTTCACTGCCGTCCTATCTTAGGATTCTGAAAGAACTATGCCAGGCGAGTGTGACCTGAGCCGCCATTTTTTAGTCATTATTTTAGATTCCTTAGTGGGGCAACAAGGACACATGATTCTGTACTGTGTCCTGGTAGGAGTGGGGTGACACGAGGTGGAGGAGAAACACCACTGTATCTTCCGTGGCATGTTTAGTCTTACTTTAAAAAAACCCCGCTGCTCTTGTGTCTGACTGACAGTAGgagaaagcagaactgccccatagggtttcttcccAGGCTTTAAATCTTCCCGGAagtaaactgccacatttttgtcctgcaaagcagctggtggattggtcTGAACCGCTCaccgttcagttagcaggcgagcgcttaaccactgcaccaccagggctcctactcttACTTTACTTGGTGCCAAATGAAATCAAACAAGTCCCTCCGTGAGCTATTTGAAAATTTGGCCCATTTTACTCCAGTCTCTTAATACACAAATGCCAGCAAGTGGTTCTTATATGTATTTTAGGGGAAAaacttatttttccttcttttatttttcattcattgttggtctttcaaaatggCCCAAGGCTTTTTCAAAAGGATTATAGTAAATGTTTCATTCTTTACACAACTTTCTATAATGCCTTATTTGATTATGTACTTTCCAAAAATGTTTTGAACTATTAAACTTATGGATTACCACTGGGTTTTAAAATGCCTTATTTGAATACTATGTACTTTCCAAAAAttgttttgaaccactgaacttacGGATGACCACTGGGTTTTAAAATGCCTTATTTGAATACTATGTACTTTCCAAAAATTGTTTTGAACCACTGAATTTATGGATTACCACTGGGTTTTAAAATGCCTTATTTGAATACTATGTACTTTCCAAAAAttgttttgaaccactgaacttacAGATTACCACTGGGTTTTACGCCACGTATTCATCTTTATTGTAATAAAATTGCATTTCAGAGCTGGGGACATGGCTTTGTCTTTGGTGCCTCTCAGAGCGGTTCCTGTCCCACCTTCTGTTCTGTTGCCCTGAAGTCTCACTAATTCTATCCCCTGCTAGACTGCTGTAGTCATACTCACCTTCTGGACGCCGTTCAgagtttggaaattaaaaaaaggtaGAACACGGCTATGAGAAATGGTAAGACTTCTTCCCATGTGAGCACTCCCTCCCCCACTAAACAATTAACCCAACGTTTTGCACATTCATCCAGTACTTTGGGAAACACCTGTAATGACTTCTCCTTATTAAACAAGAGTTTTTATGGCAGCTGAGCTGGTATCATAGACAGTTCTAAGAATGTCACTGCTGAGTAGCCCATCCTGCAAACTCAATATAATGCTGATATGCCTGTCATGACTTACAAGCCACATGGAAATGTCTGGAGCTACGTGCCATGACGAGGAGAAGCTACTAGGCCTTAGGTTGTTTTAGCAGAGGAGGACAGTCCCTCAAGCCATTACTGCTTTCTGGAGCAACAGCCAGAGTTAGCTTGGTTCTCTCTTTTGTAAGCACAGGGTGCTGGGGAGAAACAGACGGGCAGTTGTTAGCACCACCCAGAAATTTTATTTCCACTCTCAATTCCATATGAAATAGGTTAAATACAGCCTCAGCTTTCTAAACACTGGCCCATGGCTACTTCTGCTATAGCTATATACAACAGCATTCCAGCAAAATATAAAATTTGTGACAAA
The sequence above is drawn from the Elephas maximus indicus isolate mEleMax1 chromosome 9, mEleMax1 primary haplotype, whole genome shotgun sequence genome and encodes:
- the AK3 gene encoding GTP:AMP phosphotransferase AK3, mitochondrial isoform X1, which translates into the protein MGASARLLRAAIMGAPGSGKGTVSSRIIKHFELKHLSSGDLLRDNMLRGTEIGVLAKTFIDQGKLIPDDVMTRLVLHELKHLTQYSWLLDGFPRTVPQAEALDKVYQIDTVINLNVPFEVIKQRLTARWIHPASGRVYNIDFNPPKSVGIDDLTGEPLVQREDDRPETVIKRLKAYEAQTEPVLDYYQKKGVLETFSGTETNKIWPHVYAFLQTKVPQINHTASVSP
- the AK3 gene encoding GTP:AMP phosphotransferase AK3, mitochondrial isoform X2, which encodes MTRLVLHELKHLTQYSWLLDGFPRTVPQAEALDKVYQIDTVINLNVPFEVIKQRLTARWIHPASGRVYNIDFNPPKSVGIDDLTGEPLVQREDDRPETVIKRLKAYEAQTEPVLDYYQKKGVLETFSGTETNKIWPHVYAFLQTKVPQINHTASVSP